One Rattus norvegicus strain BN/NHsdMcwi chromosome 20, GRCr8, whole genome shotgun sequence DNA segment encodes these proteins:
- the Or14j5 gene encoding olfactory receptor Olr1690 yields MTAKNITTMSGFLLKGFSDNHELQILQALFFLVTYLLGSAGNFIIITITTLDPQLQSPMYYFLKHLSILDLSSLSVTVPQYVYSSLAQSGYISYGQCMMQVFFFTALAWSEMAILTVMSYDRYVAICLPLHYEVIMSPRKCTWAVAAVWLSGSISGTLYTASTLSIRFCGDKIIHQFFCDVPQLLKISCSNDYFGVLGVSTFMTVLAFACFVGIAFSYGQIFSTVLRIPSAEGRSKVFSTCLPHLFVVSFFLSTGICAYLKPTSDSPTALDLILSIFYTVLPPTLNPVIYSLRNASLKGAVKKLLLSEEFIGKNYFCSVIHAC; encoded by the coding sequence ATGACTGCAAAAAACATAACCACAATGAGTGGATTCCTCCTCAAGGGGTTCTCTGACAACCATGAACTTCAGATCTTACAGGCTTTGTTCTTCTTGGTGACATATCTATTGGGCTCAGCAGGTAActtcatcattatcaccatcacaaCACTGGACCCACAACTCCAGTCTCCAATGTATTACTTTCTGAAGCACCTTTCCATTCTGGACCTCTCATCCCTCTCTGTTACAGTTCCCCAGTATGTTTATAGTTCACTGGCACAAAGTGGCTACATTTCATATGGACAGTGCATGATGCAGGTTTTTTTCTTCACGGCTTTGGCCTGGAGTGAAATGGCCATTCTCACAGTGATGtcttatgaccgctatgtggccatctgcctcCCACTGCACTATGAGGTCATCATGAGTCCCAGAAAGTGCACTTGGGCTGTGGCAGCTGTGTGGCTAAGTGGAAGCATCTCAGGAACGTTATACACAGCAAGTACACTCTCTATCAGATTCTGTGGGGACAAGATAATTCACCAGTTCTTCTGTGATGTCCCCCAGTTGCTCAAGATCTCTTGCTCTAATGACTACTTTGGGGTACTGGGAGTGTCTACTTTCATGACTGTATTAGCCTTCGCTTGCTTCGTGGGGATTGCCTTCTCCTATGGCCAGATATTCTCTACAGTTCTCAGGATTCCCTCTGCAGAAGGTCGATCTAAGGTCTTCTCTACCTGCCTGCCCCATCtctttgttgtttcattttttctctcAACAGGCATTTGTGCCTATCTAAAGCCAACCTCAGACTCACCAACTGCTTTAGACCTCATACTCTCTATTTTTTACACTGTTCTACCCCCAACCCTCAACCCTGTTATCTATAGCCTGAGAAATGCGTCCTTGAAGGGAGCTGTAAAGAAGTTGCTGTTAAGTGAGGAATTCATtgggaaaaattatttttgttctgttATTCATGCCTGCTAA
- the Or14j5b gene encoding olfactory receptor Olr1691 isoform X1, which translates to MTARNITTMSGFLLMGFSDNHELQVLQALLFLVTYLLGTAGNFIIITITTLDPKLQSPMYYFLKHLSILDLSSLSVTVPQYVYSSLAQSGYISFGQCVMQVFFFTALAWTEMAILTVMSYDRYVAICLPLHYEVIMSPRKCTWAVAAVWLSGSITGTLYTASILSIRFCGDKIIHQFFCDVPQLLKISCSNDYVGVQKVSTFMTLLAFACFMGIAFSYGQIFSTVLRIPSAESQTKVFSTCLPHLFVVSFFLSTGICAYLKPTSDSPTALDFILSIFYTVLPPTLNPVIYSLRNESFKGAVKKLLLSEEFIGKNYICSVVRAC; encoded by the coding sequence ATGACTGCAAGAAACATAACCACAATGAGTGGATTTCTCCTAATGGGGTTCTCTGACAACCATGAGCTGCAGGTCTTACAAGCTTTACTCTTCTTGGTGACATACCTATTAGGGACAGCAGGTAActtcatcattatcaccatcacaaCACTGGACCCAAAGCTCCAGTCTCCAATGTATTACTTTCTGAAACACCTTTCCATTCTGGacctctcatctctctctgtcaCAGTTCCCCAGTATGTTTATAGTTCACTGGCACAAAGTGGCTACATATCATTTGGCCAGTGCGTGATGCAGGTTTTTTTCTTCACAGCTTTGGCCTGGACTGAGATGGCCATTCTCACAGTGATGtcttatgaccgctatgtggccatctgcctcCCACTGCACTATGAGGTCATCATGAGTCCCAGAAAGTGCACTTGGGCTGTGGCAGCTGTGTGGCTCAGTGGAAGCATCACAGGAACATTATACACAGCAAGTATACTCTCTATCAGATTCTGTGGGGACAAGATAATTCACCAGTTCTTCTGTGATGTCCCCCAGTTGCTCAAGATCTCTTGCTCTAATGATTACGTTGGAGTACAGAAAGTGTCTACTTTCATGACTTTATTGGCCTTTGCCTGCTTCATGGGGATTGCCTTCTCCTATGGCCAGATATTCTCTACAGTTCTCAGGATTCCCTCTGCAGAAAGTCAAACTAAGGTCTTCTCGACATGCCTGCCCCATCtctttgttgtttcattttttctctcAACAGGCATTTGTGCCTATCTAAAGCCAACCTCAGACTCACCAACTGCTTTAGACTTCATACTCTCTATTTTTTACACTGTACTACCCCCAACCCTCAACCCCGTTATCTATAGTCTAAGAAATGAGTCCTTTAAGGGAGCTGTAAAGAAGTTACTGTTAAGTGAAGAATTCATTGGGAAAAATTATATTTGTTCTGTTGTTCGTGCCTGCTGA